One part of the bacterium genome encodes these proteins:
- a CDS encoding discoidin domain-containing protein produces MRRLLVAVVLLPLLISFAGAAGLVKNPEFVDRAAGKDSWPADWAAAPAVAPLYAAVNDDGCTDKDCLHYAGEAGQALGPVTQSLTLKPQTDYVLVASFKSDGALKPVVRLMGPDGQLAMVVSAGAKTWQTVSARFNSGVASRGTLELWGDAQALKSQPAAAGAAAIDGVNVYLPGEVPTAVGVKATFTPPGPNVALNKPYTLSPAPHYGYCTDPGDKTQLTDGVYTVGYFWTQKTTVGWQHANPVIISLDLQQVQPIAGLSFSTAAGVAGVAWPNSILVLVSDDGKTWASPGDLAALGTVNGAPPTEPYSTFRFATDALKTHGRYVKLYVDQMPYTFVDEIEVYQGPAAFVQLPYTKITNDPMVIFASKRVHTAVVWRLRSDLADTREAIQHSNLTAEAKENLLQQADTLAAQIEKLPEELPADFKTILPLNDLHAHIYALQASVHKALGLPFLTAWQGNRWDPLGPTAVPPDNPKAPPHLRVQMMRNEIRGEAFNLTNSSPARMTLDLQITGLPGGDNPAYVSVREVPCTDTLERKPIADALPEAQRIDGSYRITVLPGMTRQVWLNVNSLDLKAGKYTGKVTVSGSRMAGQITMPFTLQVYPFDFPARPSTHVGGWDYNNGPGTYDATPGNQAALIRTLTANYVDTPWANSAVQPANVKFDADGNLTTEAQFTNWDEWVAKWPGANLYAVFLSVGDSFAGEKMGTPRFTRMVSEWITAWVKHLGDQELKPEQLVLLLYDEPHEPKGYEIIKTWAQAINAAQPRVKLFEDPTSSDPTQVDPTVWPELDILCPNLPMLLGAPPSFRDFFAGLKQSGKELWFYSCSGPAKLLDPITYHRSQFWWNIKMGAQGSFYWAFGDEGGGSSWNAYMQKRTGYSPLFLTPDSVTDAKHMAAIREGVQDVEYFVMLRNRIAALEHKGVKSPLLREAQKLLTEGPDRVLATIAADNLSWSVAKDRGVMDEVRVEVLEMLTKLAKL; encoded by the coding sequence ATGCGTCGTCTGCTCGTTGCCGTTGTCTTGCTGCCGTTGCTGATCTCGTTCGCCGGTGCGGCGGGGCTCGTAAAGAACCCCGAGTTCGTGGACCGCGCCGCCGGCAAGGATAGCTGGCCCGCCGACTGGGCCGCCGCCCCCGCCGTGGCGCCCCTGTATGCCGCCGTCAACGACGATGGCTGCACCGACAAGGACTGCCTGCACTACGCGGGTGAGGCCGGCCAGGCCCTCGGGCCGGTCACCCAGAGCCTCACCCTCAAGCCCCAGACCGACTATGTCCTCGTCGCCTCCTTCAAGAGCGACGGCGCCCTCAAGCCCGTCGTGCGCCTGATGGGGCCTGACGGCCAGTTGGCCATGGTCGTCTCCGCGGGCGCCAAGACGTGGCAGACGGTGAGCGCACGCTTCAACAGCGGCGTCGCCAGCCGCGGCACGCTGGAGCTTTGGGGCGATGCCCAGGCCCTCAAGAGCCAGCCCGCCGCCGCTGGGGCCGCCGCCATAGACGGTGTCAACGTCTACCTGCCCGGCGAGGTCCCGACCGCGGTCGGCGTCAAGGCCACCTTCACCCCGCCCGGTCCGAATGTCGCCCTGAACAAGCCGTACACACTGTCGCCGGCCCCCCACTACGGCTACTGCACCGACCCCGGCGACAAGACGCAGCTCACCGACGGGGTCTACACGGTCGGCTACTTCTGGACCCAGAAGACGACCGTGGGCTGGCAGCACGCCAACCCGGTCATCATCAGCCTCGACCTGCAGCAGGTGCAGCCCATCGCCGGGCTGTCCTTCAGCACCGCTGCGGGCGTGGCCGGCGTCGCCTGGCCCAACAGCATCCTCGTGCTGGTCAGCGATGACGGCAAGACGTGGGCCTCGCCGGGCGATCTTGCCGCTCTCGGCACGGTGAACGGCGCGCCCCCGACCGAGCCCTACTCCACCTTCCGCTTCGCCACCGACGCCCTCAAGACGCACGGACGCTACGTGAAGCTGTACGTGGACCAGATGCCGTACACGTTCGTGGATGAGATCGAGGTCTACCAGGGCCCTGCAGCCTTCGTGCAATTGCCTTACACCAAGATCACGAACGACCCGATGGTGATCTTCGCCAGCAAGCGCGTGCACACGGCCGTCGTCTGGCGGCTGCGGTCCGACCTGGCAGATACCCGCGAGGCGATCCAGCACTCCAACCTGACCGCCGAGGCCAAGGAGAACCTGCTGCAGCAGGCCGACACCCTGGCGGCGCAGATTGAGAAGCTGCCCGAGGAGCTGCCTGCGGACTTCAAGACCATCCTGCCGCTGAACGATCTGCACGCCCACATCTATGCTCTGCAGGCATCGGTGCACAAGGCCCTGGGCCTGCCGTTCCTGACGGCCTGGCAGGGCAACCGCTGGGACCCGCTGGGGCCGACCGCGGTCCCGCCCGACAACCCGAAGGCGCCGCCGCACCTGCGGGTGCAGATGATGCGGAATGAGATCCGGGGTGAGGCCTTCAACCTGACCAACTCCTCGCCCGCCCGCATGACCCTCGACCTGCAGATCACCGGCCTGCCGGGCGGCGACAACCCCGCCTATGTCAGCGTGCGTGAGGTGCCCTGCACCGACACGCTGGAGCGCAAGCCCATCGCCGATGCGCTCCCCGAAGCCCAGAGGATTGACGGCAGCTACCGCATCACCGTGTTGCCGGGCATGACGCGGCAGGTCTGGCTGAACGTCAACTCGCTGGACCTGAAGGCGGGCAAGTACACAGGCAAGGTGACCGTCAGCGGCAGCCGCATGGCGGGCCAGATCACGATGCCCTTCACGCTGCAGGTCTACCCGTTCGACTTCCCGGCCCGCCCCAGCACCCATGTCGGCGGCTGGGACTACAACAACGGACCCGGCACCTATGATGCCACGCCGGGGAACCAGGCGGCGCTGATCCGCACGCTCACCGCCAACTACGTGGATACCCCGTGGGCCAACTCCGCCGTCCAGCCGGCCAACGTGAAGTTCGATGCCGACGGCAACCTGACCACCGAGGCACAGTTCACCAACTGGGATGAATGGGTCGCCAAGTGGCCCGGCGCCAATCTGTACGCCGTATTCCTGTCGGTAGGTGACAGCTTCGCCGGCGAGAAGATGGGGACACCCCGCTTCACGCGCATGGTGAGCGAGTGGATCACCGCCTGGGTGAAGCACCTGGGCGACCAGGAGCTCAAGCCCGAGCAGCTCGTGCTGCTCCTGTACGATGAGCCCCACGAGCCGAAGGGCTACGAGATCATCAAGACGTGGGCCCAGGCGATCAACGCCGCCCAGCCGCGCGTGAAGCTGTTCGAGGACCCGACCAGCAGCGACCCGACCCAAGTGGACCCAACGGTCTGGCCGGAGCTGGACATCCTGTGCCCGAACCTGCCGATGCTGCTGGGCGCGCCGCCCTCCTTCCGCGACTTCTTCGCCGGCCTCAAGCAAAGCGGCAAGGAGCTGTGGTTCTACTCGTGCTCCGGGCCGGCCAAGCTGCTCGACCCGATCACTTACCACCGCAGCCAGTTCTGGTGGAACATCAAGATGGGCGCCCAGGGCTCCTTCTACTGGGCCTTCGGCGATGAGGGCGGCGGCAGCTCCTGGAACGCCTACATGCAGAAGCGGACCGGGTACAGCCCGCTCTTCCTCACGCCCGACAGCGTCACCGACGCCAAGCACATGGCCGCCATCCGCGAGGGCGTACAGGACGTCGAGTACTTCGTCATGCTGCGCAACCGTATCGCCGCGCTGGAGCACAAGGGCGTCAAGAGCCCGCTGCTGCGCGAGGCGCAGAAGCTGCTGACGGAGGGCCCGGACCGCGTCCTGGCCACCATCGCCGCCGACAACCTGAGCTGGTCGGTAGCCAAGGACCGTGGCGTGATGGACGAGGTGCGGGTGGAAGTGCTGGAGATGCTGACCAAGCTGGCGAAGCTGTAG